The Metabacillus litoralis genome contains a region encoding:
- a CDS encoding uracil-DNA glycosylase — MKLQMDKSWDSMLGEQFQSDYFKELLDFLREEYEQQTIFPERENIFRALNETPYDKVKAVILGQDPYHGEGQAQGLSFSVQPGVKLPPSLRNIYIELQDDINCSLPENGSLVKWAKEGVLLLNTVLTVRKGEPASHAKKGWEMFTDEIIKKLDQRNQPIVFILWGKHAQQKMQLINSSKHFVIESAHPSPFSARKGFFGSKPFSKTNDYLRSQNIEEIDWSL, encoded by the coding sequence ATGAAATTACAAATGGATAAAAGCTGGGACAGCATGTTAGGAGAGCAGTTTCAGTCTGATTATTTTAAGGAGCTGCTAGACTTCTTACGTGAGGAATATGAACAACAAACCATTTTTCCTGAACGTGAAAACATCTTTCGTGCGTTGAACGAAACTCCTTATGATAAGGTGAAAGCTGTGATTCTCGGACAAGACCCATATCATGGGGAAGGACAGGCACAAGGCTTAAGCTTTTCAGTTCAGCCGGGTGTTAAGCTACCCCCTTCTTTACGGAATATCTACATTGAGCTTCAAGATGATATAAATTGTTCATTACCGGAAAACGGTTCATTAGTAAAATGGGCTAAGGAAGGTGTACTCCTTTTAAACACAGTATTAACTGTAAGAAAAGGAGAACCAGCTTCACATGCAAAAAAGGGATGGGAAATGTTCACTGATGAAATTATCAAAAAACTAGACCAAAGAAATCAACCCATTGTCTTTATTCTGTGGGGAAAACATGCTCAACAAAAAATGCAGCTCATCAACTCATCAAAGCACTTCGTCATCGAAAGCGCACATCCTAGTCCGTTTTCTGCCCGAAAAGGCTTTTTTGGAAGTAAACCATTTTCTAAAACAAATGACTATCTACGTAGTCAAAATATAGAAGAAATTGATTGGTCTTTATAG
- a CDS encoding glycosyltransferase family 2 protein — MKISIVIVTYNRLAELAELLESIARQTVLPHEVIIVNDAGESTEPLVSLYSELPIKAIELTENVKHVRARNIGVKHVTGDAIMLCDDDDFITETHLEQAVIGLQHADFVYFDAEIVQFEKRENTRYPFKRQLFAYQYNLAEMKKFSTFVPSGSVYKKELHDKIGLFDPDVHNYWDWDFFLRAAEACSVKRIPMASVIYAFSEDGTNQSADLGLKRKMYLDRLCEKHQLGDLPTKNFFVLLEEPEMKDREAETKRVWDGKPVFTRYSQQEESNEITNG, encoded by the coding sequence ATGAAAATATCAATTGTGATTGTGACATATAATCGTTTGGCAGAATTGGCGGAGCTTCTTGAGTCAATAGCTCGACAAACCGTTCTTCCACATGAGGTTATTATTGTAAATGATGCTGGTGAAAGCACAGAACCACTAGTTTCTTTGTATAGTGAATTGCCGATTAAAGCTATCGAATTAACGGAAAATGTTAAGCATGTTCGTGCAAGAAATATTGGAGTTAAACATGTAACGGGTGATGCGATCATGCTTTGTGATGATGATGATTTTATAACGGAGACTCATTTGGAGCAGGCGGTAATAGGGCTCCAACATGCTGATTTTGTTTATTTTGATGCAGAGATTGTTCAATTCGAAAAAAGAGAAAACACCCGTTATCCTTTTAAACGACAGCTTTTTGCTTATCAATATAATCTAGCAGAAATGAAGAAGTTTTCAACATTTGTACCATCAGGAAGTGTTTATAAAAAAGAGCTTCATGATAAAATTGGCTTATTTGATCCAGATGTTCATAATTACTGGGATTGGGATTTTTTCTTAAGAGCTGCAGAGGCTTGCTCAGTGAAAAGAATACCAATGGCTAGTGTTATCTATGCATTTTCTGAAGATGGGACAAATCAGTCCGCAGATTTAGGCTTAAAACGCAAAATGTATTTAGATCGTTTATGTGAGAAGCATCAATTAGGAGATTTGCCAACGAAAAACTTCTTTGTGCTTCTAGAAGAACCAGAAATGAAAGACCGCGAAGCAGAAACAAAACGGGTATGGGACGGAAAACCAGTCTTCACGCGCTATAGTCAACAGGAGGAGAGCAATGAAATTACAAATGGATAA
- a CDS encoding general stress protein, producing the protein MKTYIVENGVQASEKILTLQAEGYDKEHIYLFAHDENRSKHLTEHTNTKGIGLKEEGIFDKMANIFVSRGEQIRTRMTSLGLSQHKAMELEEELDEGKVVIVAQ; encoded by the coding sequence ATGAAAACATATATCGTTGAAAATGGTGTACAAGCTTCCGAGAAAATTCTTACTTTACAAGCAGAGGGCTATGACAAGGAGCATATCTATCTATTTGCACATGATGAAAATCGCTCCAAGCATTTAACTGAACATACAAATACTAAAGGTATTGGATTAAAAGAAGAAGGCATCTTTGACAAAATGGCAAATATTTTTGTATCCCGTGGAGAGCAGATTCGCACCCGCATGACCTCCTTGGGCCTTTCACAGCATAAAGCGATGGAACTAGAAGAAGAGTTGGACGAAGGAAAAGTCGTCATCGTAGCACAGTGA
- the galT gene encoding UDP-glucose--hexose-1-phosphate uridylyltransferase, which produces MSIHIDLEIERLLQFALQKQLITKWDVDLSRNKMLEVLQLSDIKPVEVPEEQLNAPVSILENILNWAADQGLLEENTVTYRDLLDTKIMGCLVPSQGEVIRRFNEQVAQDGPQKATEFFYQFSQDVHYIRTDRIAKNEKWLVNTEYGDLQMTINLSKPEKDPVAIAAARHMQKSEYPSCLLCKENVGYAGRLDHPARQNHRIIPVTLSDEQWFIQFSPYVYYNEHAIVLSGEHKPMKISKETFKKLLHFVDQYPHYFLGSNADLPIVGGSILSHDHFQGGHHTFPMEVAEKLHSFTLSKFPSIELGIVKWPMSVLRLQGSDQEELVEAADDILQQWKSYSDETVDVLAFTEETPHNTITPIARRRGDLFELDLVLRNNRTNEEHPFGIFHPHQEVHHIKKENIGLIEVMGLAVLPGRLLDELKKLAEWLPEEDGLAKIEQDEEINKHYEWAKKVKTNVPDISQDNAYQLLLEEVGHIFATILEHAGVFKQDESGQQAFQRFVQHLQAQLT; this is translated from the coding sequence ATGTCTATCCACATCGATTTAGAAATAGAAAGATTACTTCAATTCGCTCTTCAAAAGCAATTGATCACAAAATGGGACGTTGATTTATCTCGCAACAAAATGTTGGAGGTGCTTCAGCTTTCTGATATCAAGCCTGTCGAGGTACCAGAAGAACAGCTGAATGCTCCAGTTTCAATTCTTGAAAATATTCTTAATTGGGCTGCTGACCAAGGGCTTCTTGAGGAAAACACAGTCACATATCGGGATCTATTAGATACAAAGATTATGGGCTGCTTAGTCCCGTCTCAAGGTGAAGTGATCCGAAGATTTAATGAACAAGTAGCTCAGGATGGCCCGCAAAAAGCTACAGAGTTTTTTTATCAATTTTCTCAGGATGTTCACTATATCCGTACAGACAGAATTGCTAAGAACGAGAAATGGCTTGTGAACACAGAGTATGGTGATTTGCAAATGACCATCAACTTATCTAAGCCTGAAAAAGATCCGGTTGCGATCGCTGCTGCTCGTCATATGCAAAAAAGCGAATATCCATCATGCTTGCTTTGTAAAGAAAACGTTGGTTATGCAGGAAGACTAGATCACCCAGCACGACAAAATCACCGGATTATTCCTGTCACATTAAGTGATGAGCAATGGTTTATCCAATTCTCGCCATATGTTTATTACAACGAGCATGCAATTGTCTTATCAGGTGAACATAAGCCGATGAAAATTTCCAAGGAAACATTTAAAAAGCTGCTTCACTTTGTTGACCAATATCCACATTATTTCCTTGGCTCAAATGCTGATTTACCGATCGTTGGTGGCTCGATCTTAAGTCATGATCACTTCCAGGGAGGTCATCATACATTCCCGATGGAGGTAGCAGAAAAGCTACATTCATTTACGCTGAGTAAGTTTCCTTCCATTGAGTTAGGAATCGTGAAATGGCCTATGTCTGTTTTAAGATTACAAGGAAGCGATCAAGAAGAGCTAGTAGAAGCGGCAGATGATATTTTACAGCAATGGAAAAGCTACAGTGATGAAACAGTTGATGTTTTAGCGTTTACAGAAGAAACACCACATAACACGATTACACCAATTGCACGAAGAAGAGGCGATCTTTTTGAGCTTGATTTAGTGCTAAGAAACAACAGAACAAATGAAGAGCACCCTTTCGGCATTTTCCATCCGCATCAAGAGGTGCATCATATCAAAAAGGAAAACATCGGTCTTATTGAAGTAATGGGATTAGCTGTTTTACCTGGCAGATTGTTAGATGAGTTAAAAAAGCTTGCTGAATGGTTGCCTGAGGAAGATGGCCTTGCTAAAATTGAGCAAGATGAAGAAATCAATAAACATTATGAGTGGGCTAAAAAGGTAAAAACAAATGTACCAGATATTAGTCAAGACAATGCCTATCAACTTTTACTTGAAGAAGTTGGCCATATTTTTGCAACGATTTTAGAGCATGCAGGTGTATTTAAGCAAGATGAGTCTGGTCAACAAGCGTTTCAGCGATTTGTTCAGCATTTACAAGCCCAATTAACATAA
- the galE gene encoding UDP-glucose 4-epimerase GalE has translation MAILVCGGAGYIGSHAVSELLDRKEEVVVVDNLQKGHLPAVLEGATFYNGDLKDEEFLRNVFKENNIEAVIHFAADSLVGESVEKPLQYYENNVYGTMCLLKVMTEYNVKKIVFSSTAATYGEAENIPIVEHDPTVPTNPYGETKLAVEKMLKWSEQAYGLKYVVLRYFNVAGAHMEGKLGEDHDPETHLIPIILQVALGNREKIMIFGDDYQTEDGTCIRDYIHVTDLADAHILAIEKLRKDNTSATYNLGNGNGFSVKQVIETARTVTGHPIPAEVAPRRAGDPAVLIASSEKAVNELGWKPKYADLHTIIESAWNWFQNHPKGYQK, from the coding sequence ATGGCAATCTTAGTATGTGGTGGAGCAGGCTATATTGGAAGTCATGCAGTATCAGAGCTTTTAGATCGAAAAGAAGAGGTTGTGGTTGTTGATAACCTGCAAAAGGGACATCTTCCGGCTGTTTTAGAGGGTGCAACGTTTTACAATGGCGATTTAAAAGATGAAGAGTTTTTGAGAAATGTGTTCAAGGAAAATAACATTGAAGCTGTTATTCATTTTGCTGCTGACTCATTAGTAGGTGAAAGTGTTGAAAAGCCTCTTCAATACTATGAAAACAATGTGTATGGGACAATGTGTCTTCTTAAAGTAATGACAGAATATAACGTAAAGAAAATTGTCTTTTCTTCAACAGCTGCAACATACGGCGAAGCAGAGAATATACCGATTGTTGAACATGACCCAACTGTACCAACAAACCCTTATGGAGAAACAAAGCTTGCTGTTGAAAAAATGCTGAAATGGAGTGAGCAGGCTTACGGATTAAAATATGTTGTTCTTCGCTATTTCAACGTAGCGGGAGCTCATATGGAAGGAAAGCTTGGCGAAGATCATGACCCGGAAACACATTTAATTCCGATTATTTTGCAAGTGGCTTTAGGCAACCGTGAGAAAATCATGATCTTTGGGGATGATTATCAAACAGAGGACGGAACATGTATCCGCGACTATATCCACGTAACAGATCTAGCTGATGCCCATATTTTAGCGATTGAAAAGCTGCGTAAGGATAACACAAGTGCAACATATAACCTTGGGAATGGCAATGGATTCTCAGTTAAACAGGTAATCGAGACAGCGAGAACTGTTACAGGTCATCCTATCCCTGCAGAGGTAGCGCCTCGCCGTGCAGGTGATCCAGCTGTTTTAATTGCCTCTTCTGAAAAGGCGGTCAATGAATTAGGCTGGAAGCCGAAATATGCTGACCTTCACACAATCATTGAAAGTGCGTGGAATTGGTTCCAAAACCATCCAAAGGGCTATCAAAAATAA
- a CDS encoding galactokinase — MIEQVRNEFNEIFQQNQPTRSFFAPGRVNLIGEHTDYNGGHVFPCALTFGTYAIVALRNDQKIRMYSSNFPEIGIVTLSTEQPLKLQKEHDWANYPKGVMKEFIDKGVKINKGFDILFYGNIPNGAGLSSSASIELVTAVTIQALFETNFTTVELVQMSQHAENEFIGVSCGIMDQFAIGMGKEDHAILLNCQTLDYQYSPVVLENASLVIANTNKRRALADSKYNERRSECERALSQLQKELSIQSLGDLTPEQFESYRHLIKNSIDQKRAKHAVYENARTISAVEKLKQGDILSFGQLMCDSHTSLRDDYEVTGFELDTLVEAAMDQDGVIGSRMTGAGFGGCTVSIVANDKIDEFIKEVGKSYTEKTGLIADFYVANVGDGAKEIL, encoded by the coding sequence ATGATCGAGCAAGTAAGAAATGAATTTAACGAGATTTTTCAACAGAATCAGCCTACTAGATCCTTTTTTGCACCAGGGCGTGTGAATTTAATCGGTGAACATACAGATTACAATGGGGGACACGTGTTTCCTTGTGCGTTAACATTTGGTACATACGCGATTGTGGCACTCAGAAATGACCAAAAGATTCGTATGTATTCTAGCAACTTTCCTGAGATCGGGATTGTGACTCTATCAACCGAACAACCATTGAAACTTCAAAAGGAACATGATTGGGCGAACTACCCTAAAGGGGTGATGAAGGAATTTATTGATAAAGGTGTCAAAATAAATAAAGGCTTTGATATCCTATTTTATGGTAATATTCCAAATGGAGCTGGTTTATCTTCTTCTGCATCAATTGAACTCGTAACCGCAGTTACTATTCAGGCGTTGTTTGAGACGAATTTTACTACTGTTGAATTGGTACAAATGAGTCAGCATGCTGAAAATGAATTTATTGGTGTGAGCTGTGGAATTATGGATCAGTTTGCGATTGGAATGGGAAAAGAAGATCATGCGATTTTGCTAAACTGTCAAACTCTTGATTACCAATATAGTCCGGTTGTATTAGAAAATGCCTCTTTAGTTATTGCAAACACGAACAAACGTAGAGCTCTTGCTGATTCAAAGTATAATGAAAGACGCTCTGAATGCGAACGTGCCCTTAGTCAATTGCAAAAGGAGCTATCTATTCAATCGCTGGGAGATCTTACACCAGAACAATTTGAGAGTTACCGTCATTTAATCAAAAATAGTATAGATCAAAAGCGTGCCAAACATGCAGTCTATGAAAATGCTCGAACGATTTCAGCGGTAGAAAAGCTGAAGCAAGGTGATATTTTGAGCTTTGGACAATTAATGTGTGATTCTCATACATCTTTACGAGATGATTACGAAGTAACAGGCTTTGAATTAGACACATTAGTAGAAGCTGCTATGGACCAAGATGGTGTTATAGGGTCAAGAATGACTGGAGCCGGCTTTGGCGGTTGTACAGTTTCAATCGTAGCAAATGATAAAATCGATGAATTTATTAAAGAAGTAGGGAAGAGCTACACAGAAAAAACAGGGTTAATAGCTGATTTTTACGTAGCAAATGTAGGAGACGGAGCAAAGGAAATTTTATAA
- a CDS encoding AraC family transcriptional regulator has translation MNKKTGAIAFRFNDPNVNQVAQIWSVGWEEQESTIYNWSGIERKDQEKYIFQYTLSGQGEINIDGKVHQLKAGHAFIVSSPGHYHYYLPEHSKKWEFLYVTLYGNEAKKCWEHVKRKGNQVVRFHPEAAPVKLVKQMYDDARERKITNAYQGSSISYQFIMELYLALSNVDKLMEDWAEGVVSAALFARNYYQDEIGAEEMAEASKLSKYHFTRLFKQETGVTPIQYLTNIRLQKAIELLQHTKYSVEEIAQLVGYKNANYLNKITRKLMGKSPGQIRQGE, from the coding sequence ATGAATAAAAAAACCGGTGCAATTGCTTTTCGTTTTAATGACCCTAACGTGAATCAGGTAGCACAAATTTGGTCTGTTGGCTGGGAAGAACAAGAGTCTACGATTTACAATTGGAGTGGCATTGAGCGGAAGGACCAGGAAAAATATATATTTCAATATACATTGTCAGGACAAGGAGAAATCAATATAGATGGTAAGGTTCATCAGCTAAAGGCTGGTCATGCCTTTATTGTCAGCAGTCCAGGGCATTATCATTACTATTTGCCCGAGCATTCAAAGAAATGGGAGTTTTTATATGTAACTTTATATGGAAATGAAGCAAAGAAATGCTGGGAGCATGTTAAAAGGAAGGGTAACCAAGTGGTTCGTTTTCATCCTGAAGCTGCTCCGGTTAAGCTTGTTAAACAAATGTATGATGATGCTCGTGAACGAAAAATCACCAATGCCTATCAGGGATCAAGCATTTCCTATCAATTTATTATGGAGTTATACTTGGCTTTATCAAATGTGGATAAATTAATGGAGGATTGGGCAGAAGGTGTGGTTAGTGCCGCTTTATTTGCAAGAAATTACTATCAGGATGAAATTGGTGCTGAAGAAATGGCAGAAGCCTCAAAGTTATCAAAATATCATTTTACAAGATTGTTTAAGCAAGAAACTGGGGTGACCCCGATTCAGTATTTAACGAATATCCGCTTGCAAAAGGCAATTGAGCTATTGCAGCATACAAAGTATTCTGTTGAAGAAATTGCTCAATTGGTAGGCTATAAGAATGCGAATTATTTGAATAAGATTACGCGTAAGTTAATGGGGAAATCTCCTGGGCAGATTAGGCAGGGGGAATAG
- a CDS encoding NAD(P)/FAD-dependent oxidoreductase, with amino-acid sequence MKANSYECIIVGGGIAGLQAALQLGRYMHNVLVLDNQDGRSNLCRAYHNILGWPEGVSGETLRNLGRKQAESYGVEFKKGFVHKSEKNGENILLHTEDGTVYEAKTLLLSTGIKDRIPSIKNIEPCLGISIYVCPDCDGYEVRDQHVLLLGSGKTGGNLALTLTYWTDKITFINHDEEQLEAALLDQLKQKNIRVIDEQIEEIITENESKFKGVRLKNGQTVAGDKGFIGFGGNSVHSDLAAQLGVERLENKHVLVDPRTKETNVTNVWAAGDVVAHSEQVTIAMADGCQAAIWIHKRLLKNQS; translated from the coding sequence ATGAAAGCAAACTCATATGAATGCATAATTGTTGGAGGTGGAATTGCAGGGCTACAAGCAGCTCTTCAACTTGGACGATATATGCACAATGTGCTTGTTTTAGATAATCAAGATGGCCGGTCTAACTTGTGCCGTGCTTATCATAATATACTAGGCTGGCCTGAAGGGGTAAGTGGGGAAACGCTAAGGAACTTGGGCAGAAAGCAGGCAGAAAGCTATGGAGTAGAATTTAAAAAAGGCTTTGTTCATAAGTCTGAGAAAAACGGGGAAAACATCCTCCTTCACACAGAGGATGGAACAGTGTATGAAGCAAAAACATTATTATTATCCACAGGAATTAAGGATCGAATTCCAAGTATTAAAAACATCGAGCCATGCTTAGGAATCTCAATCTATGTTTGTCCAGATTGTGATGGATATGAAGTGCGAGATCAGCATGTCTTGTTATTAGGTTCAGGAAAAACAGGAGGGAATTTAGCTTTAACACTAACGTATTGGACAGACAAAATAACATTTATCAATCATGACGAGGAACAACTTGAAGCAGCCTTGCTCGATCAGCTTAAGCAAAAAAACATTCGTGTGATAGACGAACAGATTGAAGAAATTATTACTGAAAATGAATCCAAATTTAAAGGGGTAAGGCTGAAAAATGGACAAACAGTAGCGGGAGATAAAGGGTTTATAGGCTTCGGTGGAAATTCAGTTCATTCAGACCTAGCCGCGCAGCTTGGGGTGGAAAGGCTGGAAAATAAACATGTTTTAGTAGATCCGCGAACAAAGGAAACAAATGTCACAAACGTATGGGCAGCAGGAGATGTTGTCGCCCATTCTGAGCAAGTCACAATTGCAATGGCAGACGGCTGTCAGGCTGCCATTTGGATTCATAAGCGATTATTAAAAAATCAATCGTAA
- a CDS encoding SDR family oxidoreductase encodes MKPYPVYPYYSKKQKVKEQPIAFPPQHQDRHPGFEYEMNPNPISEWEGYKGSGKLKNKVAIITGGDSGIGRAVAYAFVKEGAAVVIPYLNEHRDAQITKQRIEQLGGRCLLYAGDLGQERTAYEVVRQTIQTFGRLDIVVNNHGIQIVQDSILNISAEQLEATFRTNIFAFFYMVKASLPYLNNGSSIINTTSITAYQGHKTLIDYSATKGAITTFTRSLSLSLVDKGIRVNGVAPGPIWTPLIPSSFSAEKVATFGTDTEMKRAGQPFELAPTYVYLASDDSRYVTGQVLHVNGGDFRTS; translated from the coding sequence ATGAAACCGTATCCTGTTTATCCATATTATTCAAAAAAGCAAAAGGTGAAGGAACAGCCAATTGCTTTTCCACCACAGCATCAAGACCGTCATCCTGGATTTGAATATGAAATGAATCCAAATCCGATCTCTGAATGGGAGGGATATAAAGGAAGCGGAAAGTTAAAAAACAAGGTGGCCATTATTACAGGTGGGGATAGTGGTATAGGAAGAGCGGTTGCCTATGCATTTGTAAAAGAAGGGGCAGCTGTTGTGATTCCTTATTTAAATGAACATCGTGATGCCCAAATAACAAAACAAAGAATTGAACAACTTGGTGGGAGATGCCTGCTTTATGCAGGAGATTTAGGTCAGGAACGAACAGCATATGAAGTTGTTAGGCAAACGATCCAGACATTTGGAAGACTAGACATTGTAGTGAATAACCATGGTATCCAAATTGTTCAGGATAGCATTTTAAATATTTCTGCCGAGCAGCTAGAAGCAACGTTCCGAACGAACATTTTTGCTTTCTTCTATATGGTGAAAGCAAGCTTACCATACTTAAACAATGGAAGCTCGATCATTAATACGACGTCAATCACAGCTTATCAAGGACATAAAACACTAATCGATTACTCAGCAACTAAGGGTGCCATTACAACATTTACACGATCTCTTTCATTATCACTTGTGGATAAGGGAATACGGGTAAATGGTGTAGCGCCAGGACCAATTTGGACTCCACTGATTCCTTCGAGCTTTTCGGCAGAAAAGGTTGCAACATTCGGAACTGACACAGAAATGAAGCGGGCAGGTCAACCGTTTGAGCTAGCTCCAACTTACGTTTATCTTGCTTCTGATGATTCAAGGTATGTGACAGGGCAAGTACTGCATGTAAATGGAGGAGATTTTAGAACATCATAA